CCCGGGGAGATCGTCGGCCGCGACCCCTACACCGACACCGCCGTGGTGCGGATCATCGACGGCGAGGACCTGCCCGTCGTCGAGTTCGGCGATTCCGACGCCCTCGAGGTCGGTCAATGGGCCATCGCCATCGGCAACCCCTTCGGCTTCGTCGTCAACGACCCCCAGCCCTCGGTGACCGTGGGCGTGGTCAGCGCCGTGGGGCGGACGATGCGCTCCCGGCTGTCTTCGGGCGAGGGGCGGATAATCGACGGCTTGATTCAAACCGACGCGGCGATCAACCCCGGCAACTCCGGCGGCCCCCTGGTCAATTCCCTCGGCCGGGTGATCGGCATCAACTCCTCGATTCTGTCAACCTCCGGCGGCAACCAGGGCATCGGTTTCGCCATCCCGATCAACACGGCCCGGGAGGTGGCCGGGGAGCTGATCGCCCACGGCAACGTCAGCCGGGCCTACATCGGTTTCTACCTCCAGGACGTCACCGCTTCGATCGCCCAGGCCCTGGGCCTCGATTCCACCACCGGGACCATTATCACCGAGGTAGATGAGGGCTCGCCGGCGGATGAGGTCGGCCTGCGCCGGGGTGACGTGATCCTGGGCTACAACGACGAACCGATCACCTGCCTGCAGGACTTCTACGACGAGTTCCAACGCAGCGCACCGGGGGACGAGTTGTTGCTCAAGGTTTTGCGCGACGGCGGCTTGTACAAGGTCACTCTGGTCATCGACGAACAGCCCGTCGAGGAGTAGGCGCCGTTGACTCCGATCGCGCCGGGCCGGCACGTTTCCTGCATTCCGGGTTCAACCGCTCGAACGTTCGAACGGTTGAACCCGGGCCACAAGGGCGCCGACCCTCAGTAGTCACCCCTCCCCCGCTGGGCGGTT
This genomic stretch from Candidatus Coatesbacteria bacterium harbors:
- a CDS encoding trypsin-like serine protease, which translates into the protein MQRNLMPLIFILLLSIVIPGCAEEQETSADDTAPESTATQDAEITHERENAIVAATRRAAPAVVTITTITRYTERVYDPWRGFFNDPFFREFFGHGYEPSEPQYREREIPGMGSGFIIDEEGHVLTAEHVVHSADELEITLPDGRSFPGEIVGRDPYTDTAVVRIIDGEDLPVVEFGDSDALEVGQWAIAIGNPFGFVVNDPQPSVTVGVVSAVGRTMRSRLSSGEGRIIDGLIQTDAAINPGNSGGPLVNSLGRVIGINSSILSTSGGNQGIGFAIPINTAREVAGELIAHGNVSRAYIGFYLQDVTASIAQALGLDSTTGTIITEVDEGSPADEVGLRRGDVILGYNDEPITCLQDFYDEFQRSAPGDELLLKVLRDGGLYKVTLVIDEQPVEE